In one window of Mesoplodon densirostris isolate mMesDen1 chromosome 4, mMesDen1 primary haplotype, whole genome shotgun sequence DNA:
- the ZNF774 gene encoding zinc finger protein 774 translates to MMWLGTSGMSGLPGHCLESPLQGYHPAQLEEWALKGISRPSAISQLEQKEEPWVLPLQNFEARKILRESHTDFKNQVVKLNQDISETAEQCGTSSERAKKDTSHTPRWGGNWARGLELEGQHGTLLGEGEQEPFSQEKELNKLLEGYIGKKPVCAECGKSFNQSSYLIRHLRTHTGERPYKCMECGKGFKQSSDLVTHRRTHTGEKPYQCHGCEKKFSDSSTLIKHQRTHTGERPHECPECGKTFGRKPHLIMHQRTHTGEKPYTCLECHKSFSRSSNFITHQRTHTGVKPYRCNDCGESFSQSSDLIKHQRTHTGERPFKCPECGKGFRDSSHFVAHMSTHSGERPFSCPYCYKSFSQSSHLVTHQRTHTGERPFQCDSCGKGFADSSALIKHQRIHTGERPYKCGECGKSFNQSSHFITHQRIHLGDRPYRCPECGKTFNQRSHFLTHQRTHTGEKPFHCSKCDKSFRQKAHLLCHQNTHLI, encoded by the exons ATGATGTGGCTGGGGACTTCAGGGATGAGTGGATTACCTGGACACTGCTTAGAGAGTCCTCTTCAGGGATACCACCCAGCACAGTTAGAAGAATGGGCTCTCAAAGG GATTTCTAGACCAAGTGCAATCTCCCAGCTAGAGCAGAAGGAAGAGCCATGGGTCTTACCACTCCAAAATTTTGAGGCGAGGAAGATCCTGAGGGAAAGTCACACAG attttaagaATCAGGTGGTAAAACTCAATCAGGACATTTCTGAAACAGCAGAACAATGTGGAACATCCTCAGAAAGGGCCAAGAAAGATACTTCTCATACTCCTCGTTGGGGAGGAAACTGGGCTAGGGGTCTTGAATTAGAAGGGCAGCATGGAACCCTTCTAGGAGAGGGCGAGCAGGAGCCCTTTTCACAGGAGAAGGAATTAAACAAGCTGCTGGAAGGATATATAGGAAAGAAGCCAGTGTGTGCAGAATGTGGAAAAAGCTTTAACCAGAGTTCCTATCTCATAAGACACCTAAGAACCCATACCGGTGAGAGGCCTTATAAATGCATGGAATGTGGGAAAGGCTTCAAACAGAGTTCAGACCTTGTCACCCACCGCAGAacacacacaggggagaaacCCTACCAATGCCATGGATGTGAGAAAAAATTCAGCGACAGCTCAACCCTCATCAAACATCAGAGAACCCACACAGGTGAGAGACCCCATGAGTGCCCAGAGTGTGGGAAGACTTTTGGACGGAAACCACACCTCATAATGCACCAAAGAACCCACACAGGAGAGAAGCCCTACACATGCCTCGAGTGTCATAAAAGCTTTAGTCGCAGCTCCAATTTCATCACCCACCAGAGGACCCACACGGGAGTGAAGCCTTACAGGTGTAATGACTGTGGGGAGAGTTTCAGCCAGAGCTCGGATTTAATTAAGCACCAGCGAACCCACACAGGAGAACGGCCCTTTAAGTGCCCGGAGTGTGGGAAGGGCTTTAGAGATAGTTCCCATTTTGTGGCTCACATGAGCACTCACTCAGGAGAAAGGCCGTTCAGTTGTCCTTACTGCTACAAAAGTTTCAGTCAGAGCTCGCATCTGGTCACGCACCAGAGGACACACACAGGTGAGAGGCCTTTTCAGTgtgacagctgtgggaaaggatTTGCCGACAGCTCTGCCCTCATCAAGCACCAACGGATCCACACAGGAGAAAGACCCTATAAATGTGGCGAGTGTGGGAAGAGCTTCAATCAGAGCTCCCACTTCATTACCCATCAACGAATCCACTTAGGAGACAGACCCTATCGCTGTCCTGAGTGTGGCAAAACCTTCAATCAGCGTTCCCATTTTCTCACACACCAGAGAACACATACAGGAGAAAAACCGTTTCACTGTAGTAAATGTGACAAGAGCTTCCGACAGAAGGCACACCTTTTATGCCATCAGAACACCCATTTGATCTAG